A region of Denticeps clupeoides unplaced genomic scaffold, fDenClu1.1, whole genome shotgun sequence DNA encodes the following proteins:
- the LOC114783302 gene encoding histone H3 — translation MARTKQTARKSTGGKAPRKQLATKAARKSAPATGGVKKPHRYRPGTVALREIRRYQKSTELLIRKLPFQRLVREIAQDFKTDLRFQSSAVMALQEASEAYLVGLFEDTNLCAIHAKRVTIMPKDIQLARRIRGERA, via the coding sequence ATGGCCCGAACCAAGCAGACCGCCCGCAAATCCACCGGAGGAAAAGCTCCCAGGAAGCAGCTCGCCACCAAGGCTGCGCGTAAAAGCGCCCCGGCCACCGGCGGCGTGAAGAAGCCCCATCGCTACAGGCCCGGAACTGTGGCTCTGAGGGAGATCCGCCGCTACCAGAAATCCACCGAGCTGCTGATTCGCAAGCTGCCCTTCCAGCGCCTGGTGAGGGAAATCGCCCAGGACTTCAAGACCGACCTGCGCTTCCAGAGCTCCGCGGTCATGGCTCTCCAGGAGGCCAGCGAGGCTTATCTGGTCGGCCTGTTCGAAGACACCAACCTGTGCGCCATCCATGCCAAGAGGGTCACAATCATGCCCAAAGACATACAGCTGGCCCGCCGCATCCGCGGGGAGCGCGCTTAA
- the LOC114783303 gene encoding histone H2A-like: protein MSGRGKTGGKTRAKAKTRSSRAGLQFPVGRVHRLLRKGNYAERVGAGAPVYLAAVLEYLTAEILELAGNAARDNKKTRIIPRHLQLAVRNDEELNKLLGGVTIAQGGVLPNIQAVLLPKKTEKAK, encoded by the coding sequence ATGAGCGGAAGAGGCAAAACCGGCGGGAAAACTCGCGCTAAGGCCAAGACCCGCTCGTCCCGGGCTGGTCTCCAGTTCCCCGTGGGCAGAGTTCACAGGCTGCTGCGCAAAGGCAACTACGCCGAGCGCGTCGGCGCCGGAGCTCCGGTCTACCTGGCCGCGGTGCTCGAGTACCTGACCGCTGAGATCTTGGAGTTGGCCGGTAACGCGGCCCGCGACAACAAGAAGACGCGCATCATTCCCCGCCATCTGCAGCTCGCCGTGCGCAACGACGAGGAGCTCAACAAGCTGCTGGGCGGCGTGACCATCGCTCAGGGCGGCGTCCTGCCCAACATCCAGGCCGTGCTGCTGCCCAAGAAGACCGAGAAGGCCAAATAA